From the genome of Anopheles merus strain MAF chromosome X, AmerM5.1, whole genome shotgun sequence, one region includes:
- the LOC121603565 gene encoding transcription factor kayak isoform X2: MTRDDDVLVINDVYFNVYNTNPPITPLTPRRKLFASFDGIGVHSGVPTRTTPTLTPTTLKNIEQTFIEATNATQINLPYQAGFVPPSYPMEDHSQDGGVSQESLSSTSNGSWHVSGSHGYTGDDLDSKSSASMDQPSFETRASRSTFATSNSDDNVKLETGLSEAVNSFAIGITTRRTSGPSVRNGSGGRRNVGGRRPHKPSNLTPEEEEKRRIRRERNKQAAARCRRRREDHTNELVDETDQLEKKRQSLAQEIQQLQQEKDDLEFLLESHRAHCRLQARHSPIDLKPTELENIATFVLPKIKTEPDEEFILQRQNLRATQMQDHLDNNASEHNTVSKKLKISNTHTESLETPTPTSSGFIPLAGVGFAATKPSTEASGSRPTRPDSLDVKSAAQYPLIARIDAGGPVGMSTPSSGLFNFDSLMEGGTGLTPIAAPISFPSNRNPLELITPTSTEPSKLCSL; the protein is encoded by the exons TTTGCTTCATTTGATGGTATTGGTGTGCACAGTGGTGTGCCGACACGTACTACTCCAACATTGACACCCACCACCTTaaaaaacattgaacaaaCGTTCATAGAAGCAACGAATGCCACACAAATTAATTTACCATACCAAGCAGGATTCGTGCCACCTTCTTACCCAATGGAGGATCATAGCCAGGATGGCGGCGTAAGTCAGGAATCACTCAGCTCAACCTCCAACGGCTCGTGGCACGTATCTGGATCACATGGCTATACCGGTGATGATTTGGACTCAAAATCTTCTGCATCAATGGACCAACCATCTTTTGAAACTCGAGCCTCCCGATCTACTTTTGCAACGAGTAATTCAGATGATAATGTGAAATTGGAGACGGGGCTTTCGGAAGCAGTGAATTCATTCGCAATCGGGATTACAACTAGGAGGACCTCGGGCCCTTCTGTACGAAATGGTAGCGGAGGACGACGAAATGTTGGTGGTCGACGTCCACACAAGCCCTCAAATCTCACTccagaagaagaggaaaaacgaCGGATTAGACGAGAGCGAAATAAACAAGCAGCAGCCAGGTGTCGTAGGCGTCGCGAGGATCACACAAACGAACTTGTTGACGAAACGGATCAACTAGAGAAAAAGCGCCAATCATTAGCTCAGGAAAtccaacaactacaacaagaGAAGGATGATCTTGAGTTTTTGCTTGAATCGCATCGTGCGCACTGTCGCCTACAGGCTCGCCATAGTCCCATCGACTTAAAACCAACTGAACTCGAGAACATTGCAACCTTTGTATTGCCAAAAATTAAAACCGAACCGGATGAAGAATTTATTCTTCAGCGGCAAAATCTACGCGCAACGCAGATGCAGGATCACCTCGACAACAATGCTTCTGAGCACAACACAGTTTCTAAAAA ACTAAAAATTTCAAATACACACACCGAGAGTCTTGAGACGCCGACACCGACTAGCAGTGGCTTCATTCCCCTCGCAGGCGTTGGTTTCGCTGCTACCAAACCATCAACTGAAGCAAGTGGTAGTCGCCCGACACGTCCAGATAGCTTAGATGTAAAGTCAGCTGCACAATATCCATTAATCGCTAGAATTGACGCTGGAGGACCGGTTGGAATGTCGACACCATCGAGTGGACTGTTTAACTTCGATAGTCTGATGGAGGGTGGTACGGGATTAACACCGATAGCAGCCCCGATCAGTTTTCCATCTAATCGAAATCCCTTGGAGCTTATAACACCAACCAGTACAGAACCATCGAAACTATGTAGTCTATAG